In the genome of Pseudoliparis swirei isolate HS2019 ecotype Mariana Trench chromosome 3, NWPU_hadal_v1, whole genome shotgun sequence, one region contains:
- the LOC130191711 gene encoding sodium-dependent dopamine transporter-like has protein sequence MEQQLKRPTWSRQIEFTLAGIGCAVGLGNVWRFPYLCYRSGGGAFLVPYLLMLVVLGVPLLYMELIVGQYTRKGPVHALATVCPLLKGVGIASVAISFIMCIYYNVVITWALYYLFSSFQAPLPWQNCNNTWNTVNCTNHATNSSYSSTASQEFFK, from the exons ATGGAGCAGCAGCTCAAAAGACCAACGTGGAGCAGACAGATAGAGTTCACCCTGGCCGGCATCGGCTGTGCCGTGGGTCTGGGCAATGTTTGGAGGTTCCCTTATCTCTGCTAcaggagtggaggag GTGCCTTTCTGGTGCCGTACCTGCTCATGCTGGTGGTGTTGGGGGTCCCTCTGCTCTACATGGAGCTGATTGTGGGTCAGTACACCAGGAAAGGGCCTGTCCACGCCCTGGCTACCGTCTGCCCACTCTTAAAAG GAGTGGGCATTGCATCGGTGGCCATCTCCTTCATCATGTGCATCTACTACAATGTGGTCATCACCTGGGCCCTCTACTATCTCTTCAGCTCCTTCCAGGCGCCGCTGCCCTGGCAGAACTGCAACAACACCTGGAACACAGTCAACTGTACCAACCACGCCACCAACAGCAGCTACTCCTCCACAGCCAGCCAGGAGTTCTTCAAGTAG